Part of the Gemmatimonadales bacterium genome, CGCGATCGTCATCGTTTCGCTGATCGTGGGAACCATGGGTTACCGGGTGTTTGCCCGGTTCGAATGGATCGACTCATTCCTGAACGCGGCGATGCTTCTGGGCGGGATGGGCCCGATCGGGGAGATCCCCACGACGTCGGGGAAGCTCTTCGCCGGGATCTATGCGCTCTACGCCGGGCTGGTCCTGATCGCAGCTTCCGGGGTGTTGCTCGCGCCGGTCCTGCACCGGCTGCTGCACCGTCTGCATGTCGAGGGCGGAGGAACTCCCGGCTAGGCGCGCTGGCATCCGCAGGCGGGGGTGGTGAACTTGCAGTTGACCTGTGAGAGGAATTGCCATGGATCGCCGCGACTTCGTGAAAACCACCGGTGCCGTTGCCGCATCGATGCTCCCGATCGGCCGGATCGCCGGCGCGCGTGACCGAATCGATCGCATCGGCCTCCAGCTCTACACGGTTCGCGACCAGATGAAGAACAGTGTGGAGCGCACCTTGTCGTCGGTTGCCGCGATCGGCTTCAAGGAGGTTGAATTCGCCGGCTATTTCGACCGACCGCCGCGAGCCATCAAGCAGCTGCTCGACGACAACGGGATGACGTCGCCATCGGCGCACATCGGCCTCGCCGCGCTTCGCGGACCGTGGAATCGCACCCTCAGCGATGCGGCCGAGATCGAGCACAAATGGCTGGTGATCGCGTCGCTCGAGGATGCGGATCAGAATTCGGTGGACGCGATCAAGCGGACCGCCGACCTGATTCACAAGGCGGCCGACGACGCCAAGTTCTACAAGATCAAGCTTGCCTACCACAACCACGACACCGAGTTCGCGAACGTGGGTGGCCGGCCGATGTTCGACCAGCTGCTCGAATTGACCAAGCCCGACGAACTCCAGGTGGAAATGGATCTCTACTGGATCACCAAGGCAGGCGCGGACCCCCTCGCCTATTTCGCGAAATGGCCGGGACGCTTTCCGATGGTCCACGTCAAGGACGCTGGTCCTGCGCCATCGTATCAGATGGAGGACGTCGGCAAGGGTACCATCAATTGGGCAAAGATTTTCTCGCACCACAAGGAGGCCGGGATCAAGCACTATTTCGTCGAACACGACGATGCGCGTGACCCGCTCGCCAGTGCGAAGGCTTCCTACCAATACCTCAAGAAACTCGACTTCTAGGGCTTCCCCGCAGGGATCTTGTGGGCGGTAAGCCAGCGCTGTCCCATCATCTCGTGATTGCGCAGGATGGGAATCAGCTTCTGGATGAAGGCGCGCAGCTGCGGGTTTGACGCGGCGGGGAGGTACGTCCCCGACACCTGCGCAATTGCCGCCTTGTGGCCCGCAACCATCGCCAGCACGAAGGTCCGGTCGAACGCGACACCCGACAACGCGTTGAGCTTGGTCATCAGGTCGCGATGCGCCGACGCGTTGATGGTATCGACCACCGGTGTAATTCCGAGCCGCGTCGCCAGCGCCGTCGCTTCCTGCCGCGACCGTTCATGATCCCGCACCAACTGGTCGGCGTAGTCCTTCACTTCCTGCGCAGACGCCTTGCTCGATGCGAGCTTGGCCGTCTCGATCTCGTTGGCGTCGGTCGCGGCGAGCGCGCCAAGGATCGTCGCGTCCGATGGCGGAAGGACGCTGACCGGAGTGGGACGCTTGGCCGGCAGCAGGACGGTTCCGATCAGGATCATCAGCGTTCTGGTCAACATGACATACCTCTCTGAGGTGTCATCCCCGGCAGCGGAGACGACGGCTGGACGTCAGGCGGTACAATCGTTTCATCAATGGCACTTGCCGCCGCTCGGATCCCAGACGCGACCGCCCACTTCGATGAACGCGGCGCGCCACTCTTCCTTGCCGAGGGTGAGCTTGAGAACACCGTAATGGCCCTCGATCCGCACGATGCTGTTGGGCGCCGGCGTCGACCGGAATCCGCGCAGGTCACCACCGCCGGTGCCAACGACCATCTCGGTGATGCCGCGCACCGAGTCGAGAACGCCTGCAGGCGTCTGCGGCCTGAAGCGTTCGTAGTCGTGATCGTGTCCGCTCAGGATGAGGTCGGCGTTGCCATCGTAGAGGATCTGCCAGAGGGGCTGCAGCGACACATCGCTGCCGTGCCATCCCGTGGAGAATCGCGGATTGTGCCAGTACGCCATGGTGCAAAGCTTCTTGTTCGATTGCAGGTCCTGTTTGAGCCAATCCAACTGCGCCTGCCTGTCCTGGGCGGAGAACGCAGGGTCGACCGCGATCTCGCTGTTGAGCGAGATGATGTGCCAGTCGCCCACGTTGTAGCTGTAGTATCCCTTCTTCGACGACCCGGCCTTGGAGCCGAAATACTGGAGGTATGGTGTCGCACCCTGGGTGTTGTATTCGTGATTGCCCGGAGAAGGATGGAGCACTTTCATGATCCGCCGCGCGGAATCGCCCCAGGTGGGTCCCCAACAGACCGAGTAGTCCGTCGCCGATCCACTGGGGTACGCGTTGTCACCGAGGGTGAACGCGGCATCGTTCACCTTCGCGGCGCTGTCGGCCTGGAGCAGCGAGTCCATCAGTTGCGCGGTCTGCGACGCCGCCTTGGTGCCGCAGACGGCAATGTCTCCCACGCCGACCAGGACGGATGCTCCGGTCAATGCCACCAGCTTCGGTGGCGCATCCGCGGTTGGCGGCGTGACTTGCACCGGGATCTTGCACGAAAAGCTCAGCAGCGGCAGCACCGCCAGCACGACATAGCTTCGTCGCATCCTCCCTCTCCCCCTCTCCAGTCGATCGCTCCGCCGGCGGATCATTGGCGCGACCCGATCGGCATCCCCAGAGAGACGCTTATCTCGGCGGGGCGGCCGACATCGTTCGCCTGGACGACCCTGATATCCGCCGAGATCGTGTGAAACGCGATCCAGAAACCACCACCAAAGGCATTGTGCCACCCATCCGGTGACGAACCATCGACGTAGACCCGCCCAACATCGACAGCGCCGAGCAAACCGAGATCGAGCGGCACCAACACCGTGAGGTGCGCCACCGGGATGCGCAGTTCGGCGGTGCCGTAGATCGCCGCATCGCCGGCATACCGATCACGATCGATCGTCCGGATCGACGACGATCCGCCGATGAACGCGGCCTCCTGGAACGGAAAATCCCCCCACAGCTTCCTTGCGCCGCCGCGAAGGACGACGTGCGGGTGCGTGGCGATCGGTAGCGTGTAGTACTGAGCCACGGCGACGTGAGCCTCTTCGAACGCGCTCCGGAGATCCCACACGGCTGGGTAGTAGCTCCCGCCCAGGTCGAAGAGCGTGCCATAGAAGGGGTGCGTCGCGAACTCGCGTCCGTCGTGGTGCAGCGTGAGTTGCAGGCCGGCCTCGCCAAAGCCCCCGGTTGAGCCGAAGCCGTACGGACGCGCCGCCGACACGAAATGCCCGGGGACGTTGTCGGTCTGGAAGTAGTCGACCACCGGACCGAACGAGAGGTCACTCTTCTTCGCCAGGCCGAGCGAGATCGCCGGCTGCAGAAGCCACTGGCGCTGATGCACGTCGAAGTAGTCAGTCGCCGACTGGGGCGTCGAATTGCCGAGGCCGTGGAATTCGACGACTTCGATCTGCGACATCCTGCCGAGCATGGTGACATGCAGCGGCGACTGCGCGAAGCGGTCATCTGCGGTGAAGGTGACGCGCGACCGGTGCAGATGGGTGGAGTATTCGCCAATCAGCGAGTACATGCTCGAATACGGATAGTCGCCGAACCCATAGCTGTAGTGCGCGACGCCGAGCCCCGGCATGATGCCGTAGTCGTGATTGACCGTCATCTCGGCGGCCGGTCCGAAGCGCGTACCGTAATCCGGAACCGGCGAAATCAGGGTGCCGAACCGGTGCAGCATCGGGCGGCGAGAAAAGAGCGTATCCGGACCGTACGAGACATTCGACACGGTGCCGACGTCGTAGAGGTGGGCAGAGCGACGGTCATCGCCCACGCGCGACGAATCGATGATGACGTTGGATCCGTTGCCGCCGATCACCCGCACGGGAATGCTCGACTTCACCGCTCCGGTGACGATGGCAGTGTCGTCACCGCCATGCAGGTAGATGCGGATCTCGCGAGTCTCACCGGCGTTGAAGCGGCGATCGAAATACTCCGCGCCACGACTGTCGGTGAGCACGACATCGACGGAGTGATCGTCGATGCGGCGCACCGTCGCGCGGTCGGCCGCGTCGGTTGCGTGAATGTCCACCACCGGCGCCAGTTCGGCGTAGAACTTGTCTGCGATGACGCGCAACGAGTCGCGGCGACGCTCGAGATCGCCTGCGAGGTCGCGGTCATCATGCTGATAGTCAGCCGGCATCGCGTGCGCCGCGACAATGATCGCCGAATCGGTGATCGCCTCCTTCAGCGCGTCCGCGATCGAGTCGTACGTCGCCTTGCTGACACCTGCCAGGAGTCGTCGATCGAATTGCCGGGAGTTGTAGACGAGCTTACCAATCGCGGGATACGAGGCATCGAATTTCGTCATCGTCGGTTGACTGCCGCGGATGAGCCAGGCGAAGAGTCCGCTCGACGAGACCAGCGCATGGTCCCGGTCGCGAGGGATCGGTTCCCACTCATCGGTCGGACCGCTGGCCAGCAGCGCCCATTTCCACTGACCCTGATGCCGATCCCAGTCGCCGAGGAGCATGTCGACGAGCCTCGCGCGAAGAAACGCGCGCGCATCGACCTGGTTGGAAGGGTCGTCGTCGATCAGCTTGAGGAGTGAGTCGCTGTCGATGATCCGCTTCGCGTTTGCGAAGCCGGGGACGTCATCATTCGGCGTGGTCGGATATTCCTCGATCGTGCCAAGAAGTCCCGCGTACTTCTTGCGATACTTGCCGAGGAGCGGATCATCGGGCATCACGACGAACGTCGGCGTCACGTGCAGCACGCCGGCCGCATCGAGAATCGGCGCCGCGACCTGTGCCGCCGCGGGATTGCTGTTGCTGATCATGTCGTGACCGATGTGATCGACGATACTCCCCTTCCACATCGGTGGCACCGCCACCCCGAACTTGTCGACCGACCGGAAGACGTATTCCGTCCGATCGGGCGTGACGAACCGCAGCGACCGTGTCTGGACTCCACCGCCTTCCTTGAGCGGCCGGAGTCCCCCGGCATATGTCTGGAGGTCGAGTACCGGAACGCGAACCGGCGCGGTCCAGAGATCACGGTATGCGCCGCCAAGGAAGAAGCGATGTAGGGCACCGGCCTGATAGTGTGCGCCGGCGGCCACCGTGACGCTGTCGGTACGCATGGCTGTGCCCGGGTTCGATCCAGGATGCTGCGCCTGCGCCGACGGCATCGTCGCCGTCACCAGCGCTGCTGTGACGATCACGCGGCGCAATCGCGACGCCATCAGCGTCATTTCTCCGCCCGATTGGCGTGCTGCGCCGCGTCGCTGATCTCGAGATCCGCTGACACGATCGAGTCGCCGGCGCTGTGTCGAATCGCCGTGAGGATGCTGTCACGCGAGACGCTCCGCCGCACTCGCAGCAGGTAGTAGAGCTCGGATGGTTTCCCTTCGTTGGTGACGACCTGGTCCAGCTTCCAGCGGCGGGCAAGGCCGTCGAGCACCGATTCAATCCGGTTCTGTGCCAGGGTGAGGGAATCGGAGCTGACCGAGAGGATGGCGTTGAATCGCGGCTTCTTGGGGACCTGGCCCAGGATCTTGTGGACGCGGTTGAACCGTTTCGCGAGCACCGCCGCTTCGCCGGGCGA contains:
- a CDS encoding sugar phosphate isomerase/epimerase — its product is MDRRDFVKTTGAVAASMLPIGRIAGARDRIDRIGLQLYTVRDQMKNSVERTLSSVAAIGFKEVEFAGYFDRPPRAIKQLLDDNGMTSPSAHIGLAALRGPWNRTLSDAAEIEHKWLVIASLEDADQNSVDAIKRTADLIHKAADDAKFYKIKLAYHNHDTEFANVGGRPMFDQLLELTKPDELQVEMDLYWITKAGADPLAYFAKWPGRFPMVHVKDAGPAPSYQMEDVGKGTINWAKIFSHHKEAGIKHYFVEHDDARDPLASAKASYQYLKKLDF
- a CDS encoding DUF4142 domain-containing protein, giving the protein MLTRTLMILIGTVLLPAKRPTPVSVLPPSDATILGALAATDANEIETAKLASSKASAQEVKDYADQLVRDHERSRQEATALATRLGITPVVDTINASAHRDLMTKLNALSGVAFDRTFVLAMVAGHKAAIAQVSGTYLPAASNPQLRAFIQKLIPILRNHEMMGQRWLTAHKIPAGKP
- a CDS encoding metallophosphoesterase, with the translated sequence MRRSYVVLAVLPLLSFSCKIPVQVTPPTADAPPKLVALTGASVLVGVGDIAVCGTKAASQTAQLMDSLLQADSAAKVNDAAFTLGDNAYPSGSATDYSVCWGPTWGDSARRIMKVLHPSPGNHEYNTQGATPYLQYFGSKAGSSKKGYYSYNVGDWHIISLNSEIAVDPAFSAQDRQAQLDWLKQDLQSNKKLCTMAYWHNPRFSTGWHGSDVSLQPLWQILYDGNADLILSGHDHDYERFRPQTPAGVLDSVRGITEMVVGTGGGDLRGFRSTPAPNSIVRIEGHYGVLKLTLGKEEWRAAFIEVGGRVWDPSGGKCH